Proteins encoded in a region of the Thunnus thynnus chromosome 8, fThuThy2.1, whole genome shotgun sequence genome:
- the LOC137188469 gene encoding proteoglycan 4-like, giving the protein METSGNKKSRKGRNKRINKHIPRTSNQGGAPLSPEKKSVKTEDQAIKKDQEEREKPQPVVEEKKEKPPPVNPWKKNLQEGSNLVYCQVHNKADYPALPRRHFRQGQMRQEPELPTTAPESQPAKSPEEAEPVTAPQEPEPVTAPQEPESATAPEKPESVTAPQGPEPVTASQEPELVTAPQEPEPAMSPVEPEPATPPEEPEPVTASQEPEPATAPQEPEPATALQEPEPATALQEPEPATAPQEPEHAIALQEPEPATALQEPEPATALQEPEPATTLQELEPATAPQEPEHAIALQEPEPATALQEPEPATALQESEPATAPQEPEHAIALQEPEPATALQQPEPAAAPQEPHPTTLTKLFADLGFTVTAGQQPACPVQKTSVEVYCEQTNQALLQIPELELQRIGKEKEEHISKLAKEKEVLLKEVVQWKQLLKSQTTEANLQQGFLKAQLSKERQANSEASNKIRQLENALEAEKKEQGEMEMVLAQNMELTFRMEATLVQANKDLQHKTDQWEEDRSRLLAKQQDETSRLLAALKQAKEDLENERRQWKEEKSLLLESLSNKTLEEKEGASGGLIDRMADLERQMEEIEIEAKEPKKSKKKSLWKRFRQLFK; this is encoded by the coding sequence ATGGAGACAAgtggaaacaaaaaaagcaggaaagGCAGGAACAAGAGGATCAACAAACATATCCCGCGTACCTCCAATCAGGGTGGTGCTCCCCTCAGCCCAGAAAAAAAGTCTGTCAAGACTGAAGACCAGGCCATCAAAAAGGACCAAGAGGAAAGGGAGAAACCTCAACCGGTggtggaggaaaagaaagaaaaacccCCACCGGTAAACCCATGGAAGAAAAACCTCCAAGAGGGGAGCAACCTGGTGTACTGCCAGGTACATAACAAAGCTGATTACCCTGCCCTGCCGAGACGACATTTCAGGCAGGGTCAGATGAGACAGGAGCCAGAGTTACCAACCACAGCTCCAGAGTCACAGCCTGCCAAATCACCTGAGGAGGCAGAGCCTGTCACAGCTCCCCAAGAGCCAGAGCCTGTCACAGCTCCCCAAGAGCCAGAGTCTGCAACAGCACCTGAAAAGCCAGAATCTGTCACAGCTCCTCAGGGGCCAGAGCCTGTCACAGCTTCCCAAGAGCCAGAGCTTGTCACAGCTCCCCAAGAGCCAGAGCCTGCCATGTCACCTGTGGAGCCAGAGCCTGCAACACCACCTGAGGAGCCAGAGCCTGTCACAGCTTCCCAAGAGCCAGAGCCTGCAACAGCTCCTCAGGAGCCAGAGCCTGCCACAGCCCTCCAAGAGCCAGAGCCTGCCACAGCCCTCCAAGAGCCAGAGCCTGCAACAGCTCCTCAGGAGCCAGAGCACGCCATTGCCCTCCAAGAGCCAGAGCCTGCCACAGCCCTCCAAGAGCCAGAGCCTGCCACAGCCCTCCAAGAGCCAGAGCCTGCCACAACCCTCCAAGAGCTAGAGCCTGCAACAGCTCCTCAGGAGCCAGAGCACGCCATTGCCCTCCAAGAGCCAGAGCCTGCCACAGCCCTCCAAGAGCCAGAGCCTGCCACAGCCCTCCAAGAGTCAGAGCCTGCAACAGCTCCTCAGGAGCCAGAGCATGCCATTGCCCTCCAAGAGCCAGAGCCTGCCACAGCCCTCCAACAGCCAGAgcctgcagcagctcctcaggAGCCACATCCAACCACATTAACCAAATTATTTGCTGATCTAGGGTTCACTGTGACAGCAGGACAACAGCCTGCATGTCCTGTCCAGAAAACCAGTGTGGAGGTCTACTGTGAGCAGACCAACCAGGCTCTGCTCCAGATCCCTGAGCTTGAGCTTCAGAGGATcggaaaggagaaggaggagcaTATCTCCAAACTGGCAAAGGAGAAAGAAGTCCTGCTAAAAGAGGTAGTGCAATGGAAACAACTGCTGAAGAGCCAAACAACAGAGGCAAACCTCCAGCAAGGATTTCTAAAGGCTCAGCTTTCCAAAGAGAGGCAGGCCAACAGTGAAGCGTCTAATAAAATTAGGCAGTTAGAGAACGCTCTGGAGGCTGAGAAGAAAGAGCAGGGAGAGATGGAAATGGTCTTGGCCCAAAACATGGAGTTAACATTTAGAATGGAGGCTACCTTGGTCCAGGCAAACAAGGACCTGCAACACAAAACAGACCAGTGGGAGGAGGACAGGTCCCGTCTCCTGGCCAAACAGCAGGATGAGACCTCCCGTTTGTTGGCAGCACTCAAGCAGGCTAAAGAGGACCTCGAGAACGAGAGGCGCCAGTGGAAGGAGGAAAAGTCCCTTCTACTGGAGTCTCTCAGTAACAAGACCCtcgaggagaaggagggagccAGCGGAGGCTTGATTGACAGGATGGCTGATCTGGAGAGGCAGATGGAAGAGATTGAGATCGAAGCCAAAGAGCCCAAGAAAAGCAAGAAGAAATCTCTGTGGAAAAGATTCCGCCAGTTATTCAAATAA